GAAAGACAAGCTAGAAATCGTTGAAGTGCAGGGACCGATTTTGAGTCGTGTCGGGGATGGTATGCAGGATAATTTGTCTGGCGTGGAAAATGCCGTTACCGTTAATGTCAAATTGATTCCAGATGCGACCTACGAGGTAGTGCATTCCCTTGCAAAATGGAAGCGTCATACCTTGGCTCGTTTCGGTTTCAATGAAGGCGAGGGACTCTTTGTCCACATGAAGGCTCTCCGCCCGGATGAAGAGGATTTGGATGCCATCCACTCGGTCTATGTAGACCAGTGGGATTGGGAAAAGGTCATTCCAGCTGGTCGGAGAAATCTGGCCTATCTGAAGGAAACAGTTGAGCAGATTTACAAGGCCATCCGCCTGACGGAGTTGGCAGTTGAGGCGCGTTACGATATTGAGTCTGTCCTGCCCAAGAAAATTACCTTTATCCACACAGAAGATTTGGTCAAGAATTTTCCTGATTTGACACCTAAGGAACGTGAGAATGTTGTTGCCAAAGAATACGGTGCTGTTTTCCTCATCGGTATCGGTGGTGAATTGGCCGATGGCAAGCCACATGATGGTCGCGCACCTGACTACGATGACTGGACGACACCGTCAGAAGGTTCTTACAAGGGTCTCAACGGAGATATTTTGGTCTGGAATGAAGCTCTAGGTTCTGCCTTTGAATTGTCCTCAATGGGCATTCGGGTGGACCAAGATGCTCTCAAACGCCAAGTAGCTATTACCGGCGATGAGGCTCGTTTGGCCTATGATTGGCATCGTGCTCTCTTGGACGGCCAGTTTCCGCTATCTATCGGTGGTGGTATTGGACAATCGCGTCTGGCCATGTTCCTCCTTCGTAAAAAACATATCGGTGAGGTTCAATCTAGCGTCTGGCCACAAGAAGTGCGTGACAATTTCGAGAATATTTTGTAAAAAAAGAAGAGATTGATTTTCAATCTCTTTTCTTTCTTGTTTATCAAACAGACTGAAAACATTTACAATGCGATTATCTGTGATTTTTCAGTCAATCTATGATATACTTTTTTAGTTACATTAAATGATTTAGAGGATATTATGACAAAACTTAGAGAAGACATCCGTAACGTAGCCATTATTGCCCACGTTGACCACGGAAAAACAACCCTCGTTGATGAGCTCTTGAAGCAATCACAAACTCTTGATGAGCGTACGCAATTGGATGAGCGTGCCATGGACTCAAACGACATCGAAAAAGAGCGTGGTATCACCATCCTTGCCAAAAATACAGCTGTAGCTTACAATGGAACTCGTATCAACATCATGGATACGCCAGGACACGCGGACTTCGGTGGTGAGGTTGAGCGGATCATGAAAATGGTTGACGGTGTTGTCCTTGTCGTGGATGCTTACGAAGGTACTATGCCGCAGACTCGTTTCGTATTGAAAAAGGCCCTTGAGCAAAACTTGACACCAATCGTCGTTGTCAACAAGATTGACAAACCATCTGCTCGTCCAGAAGAAGTAGTGGACGAAGTGCTTGAGCTCTTCATCGAGCTTGGTGCGGATGATGACCAGTTGGAATTCCCAGTTGTTTACGCATCTGCTATCAACGGAACATCTTCTCTGTCAGACAATCCAGCTGACCAAGAAGAAACAATGGCACCAATATTCGATACCATCATCGAGCACATTCCAGCTCCAGTTGATAACTCAGACGAGCCACTTCAGTTCCAGGTTTCGCTCTTGGATTATAACGACTTCGTTGGTCGTATCGGTATCGGCCGTGTCTTCCGTGGTACGGTAAAAGTTGGTGACCAAGTTACCCTTTCTAAACTAGATGGTACGACCAAAAACTTCCGCGTTACAAAACTCTTTGGTTTCTTCGGCCTTGAGCGTAAAGAAATCCAAGAAGCTAAAGCGGGTGACTTGATTGCCGTTTCTGGTATGGAAGACATCTTCGTTGGTGAGACGGTAACTCCTACTGATGCGGTTGAGGCCTTGCCAGTATTGCGCATTGACGAGCCAACCCTTCAAATGACTTTCTTGGTGAACAACTCACCATTTGCGGGTCGTGAAGGGAAATGGGTAACTTCACGTAAGATTGAAGAGCGTCTCTTGGCTGAATTGCAGACAGACGTATCTCTTCGTGTAGATCCAACCAATTCACCAGATAAATGGACTGTTTCAGGTCGTGGTGAATTGCACTTGTCTATCTTGATTGAAACCATGCGTCGGGAAGGCTATGAGCTTCAAGTATCACGTCCAGAAGTTATCATCAAAGAAATCGACGGCGTGAAAATGGAGCCATTTGAGCGCGTGCAAATCGATACTCCTGAAGAATACCAAGGTTCTGTTATCCAATCCCTTTCTGAGCGTAAGGGTGATATGTTGGATATGGTTTCAACAGGTAATGGCCAAACTCGTCTTGTTTTCCTTGTACCTGCGCGTGGTTTGATTGGTTATTCAACAGAATTCCTTTCTATGACTCGTGGTTACGGTATTATGAACCATACTTTCGACCAATACCTGCCTGTTGTTCAAGGTGAGATCGGTGGTCGTCACCGTGGCGCCCTTGTCTCTATCGACCAAGGTAAGGCAACGACTTACTCTATCATGCGTATCGAAGAACGTGGTACCATCTTTGTCAATCCAGGTACGGAAGTATACGAGGGAATGATTATCGGTGAAAACTCTCGTGAAAATGACTTGACAGTTAACATCACGACCGCTAAACAGATGACAAACGTTCGTTCAGCTACCAAAGACCAAACGTCTGTAATTAAGACACCACGTATCTTGACCCTTGAAGAATCTCTTGAATTCTTGAATGACGATGAGTACATGGAAGTAACACCAGAATCTATCCGTTTGCGTAAGCAAGTTCTCAATAAGGCAGAACGTGATAAGGCTGCCAAGAAGAAAAAATTAGCAACTGAAGAATAGAAATCTCAAAGGGGATGGTCATGTTTTATCTGATACTAGCAATATTATTGGTGCTCTTTTATATCTTTTTAGCCCCCAATAATGTACGAGGGACTATCAACCTCATGGTAGCAGTTGTTGCCGTTGTAGCCCTCTTCATCTTTTTAATGCTAGCCTTCCTAAAAATCTTGCAGGTATCTTCAGATATTTGGGTAGGATTTATCGTCATCTTCATCGGCCTATGGGCCATGAGAGACATCTATTATTTAGATAAACCGAGTCGAAAAACAGTGAGAAAATAAGAAGAAGCAGGATTGGAAAGAGTCCTGCTTTTTTGTTATATTAAAAGCCCGACTTACTGTCGAGCTAAGATATTATTCTTTATCAATTTTCTTTTCTAATTTTTCCAATTGTTTGGCTGCGAAGTCACGACCACCGAGACCGAAGGCCAGGGCAAAGGCAACAGCCAAGGCTCCCAGAACAATCGTGAAGGTCGATTGAACGATATTCTGTGCGAATTTCAATTGGTCAAGAGCCATGAAGGCTGCAAAGACAATGAGGCCATAGCGGACAAGGCCAGCTAGGAAGGCATTGTTGGTCACCTTGCTCAAGAAACCAGATAGAATGTTGCCACCAATGACTGCCAAAACAAGAATGGCAATGGCACTAATCAGGGACGGAAGGTAGGCAAGAATGGATGTACCAACAGCGTTAAAGACTTGCAGGTTAAGAACTTGGATAGCTTGAACAAAGAAGAATACAATAATGATGCCACGAACCAATTGAGCCAGGATAGAGGAAAGTTGGAAGTTGGCATCTTCTTTGTTTGTCAAATACTTAGAGTAGGCATTGATACCAGCAGTTTCAAGAAGATTTTCCAAGAGGTTGCCCAAGAGCTTGGCAATGAAGCTACCAAGAGCGACTAGGACAAGGGCTACCAGGATATTTGGAAGGAAGCCAATGACCTGGTTGAGAATGGTGACGATTGGTTGAGAAATGCTGGTGATACCCAGAGTTTCCAAGGCCAAGGTCAAGATTGGAATGAAGATAAGAACGTAAACGACTGTTGCTAAGACAGTGATGAGTTGTTTAGTGTCAAATGGCAATTTTTCTTGGCCAGTAACCTTGGTGTACCATTTGTCAATTTCCAGACGCTCCAAGAAGGCTTTCAGAAGACCCTTAATGAAGTTACAGAAGAAGGTTCCTACAAAGAGAATCAATCCAGCTGCAATCAAATTAGGAATAAAGGCAAAGAATTTTTGGAACATGCTCGAAATCGGGTCAACAGTACTGCTGATATTCAAGCCCGAAAGGATAGAAGGCAGGAAGAAGAGAATGACCAAGAAATAAACCAGTTGACCGAGGTTTTTAATGATGGCCTGTCCATTATCTTCCGGCTTGAGGATACCCCATTTTTGCAATTTTTGAGCAAATTGAATCTTGTTCAAACCAGCCAGGGTTAATTTACGCAGGAGACCTGCAAGGACAAAGGCAATGATCAAGAGAACGATCATGCGGACAACTCCTGGCAAGGCCGAAACCAAGGGCAGGAAGAGTGTATCGAAAATATTAGACATATAGATACTCCTTAAAAATATATTTCTATTTTAGTCTAACATTTTTATAGGTAGGGTGCAAAGAAAACGCTTTACAGTCTGCTTTTTGTGGGATAAAAGGTAGTATAGGAGGCGTTAGCTTGTTGCTATGGCTTGAAAAAGCCGGGCTTTCAAGGTAAAATAAAGTGTTAGAAAGTTGAGAGATAGGAATTGTAAGATGAAACAAATTGATAGTGTCAAAAATAAAAAGGTCCTGGTTCTGGGACTGGCTAAGTCAGGCGAGTCGGCAGCTCGCTTGCTCCACCAGCTCGGTGCCATTGTTACAGTCAATGACGGCAAGCCGTTTGAGGATAATCCCACAGCTCAATCTCTCCTGGAAGAGGGGATTCGTGTCATCTGTGGCAGCCACCCCCTAGAATTATTGGATGAAGAATTTGCCCTCATGGTGAAAAATCCAGGTATTCATTATCAAAATCCTATGGTAGAGAAGGCCTTGAAAAAAGGGATTCCAGTTTGGACAGAGGTGGAGCTGGCCTATTTGATTTCAGAAGCGCCGATAGTGGGTATCACAGGTTCAAATGGCAAGACTACGACTACGACCATGATTGCGGAAGTTCTCAATGCTGGCGATACATCTGCTAAACTGTGTGGGAATATCGGTTATCCAGCCTCATCAGTGGCTCAAACAGCGACAGAAGAGGACACCTTGGTCATGGAATTGTCTTCCTTCCAGCTTATGGGGACGGAGTCCTTCCGACCACACATTGCTGTGATTACCAACTTGATTGCCAGCCATATTGATTACCATGGGACCTTTGATGCCTATGTTGCTGCAAAATGGATGATTCAGCGTCAGATGACGGCTGACGATTTTATTGTGCTGAATTTTAATCAGCAGGAAGCCAAGGATTTGGCTGCTCAGACTTTAGCGACAGTGGTGCCTTTTTCTACGCTAGAGGTGGTAGATGGGGCTTATTTGGCAGAAGGCAAGCTGTATTTCAAGGGTGAATATATCATGGATGCTGATCAGATTGGTGTTCCCGGCTCGCACAATGTTGAAAATGCCCTGGCGACGATTGCGGTTGCCAAGTTACTGGGTGTGGCGAATCAGTCTATCCAGGAAAGTTTGGCTGCCTTTGGTGGTGTCAAACATCGCTTGCAATTTGTAGGAACGATCAACGATATTTCCTTCTACAATGACAGTAAATCTACTAATATATTAGCTACCCAAAAAGCTCTATCAGGTTTTGACAATAGCAAGGTCATTTTGATTGCCGGTGGTTTGGATCGTGGCAATGAATTTGATGACTTGGTGCCAGATTTAGTTGGATTGAAACAGATAGTGATTCTCGGTCAATCTGCTGAGAGAGTCCAGCGGGCTGCAGACAAAGCGGGAGTGGATACCATTTCAGCGACAGATATTGCTGATGCCACTCGCAAGGCCTTTGAATTGGCTCAAGCAGGAGACGTCGTTCTCCTTAGTCCTGCCAATGCAAGCTGGGATATGTATGCCAATTTTGAAGTTCGAGGGGATGTTTTCCTCGACACCTTTGAGGAGTTGAAAAACAAATGAAAAAAATCGTATTTACGGGTGGGGGAACAGTCGGTCATGTGACTCTCAACCTCCTCCTAATCCCGCGTTTTTTGGAAGAAGGCTGGGAAGTTCACTATATTGGAGATGAAAAAGGGATTGAGCATGAACAGATTAGCCAGTCTGGTCTGGACGTGACCTTCCATTCCATTGCCACAGGTAAACTGCGCCGTTACTTTAGCTGGCAGAATATGCTGGACGTCTTTAAGGTTGCCTGGGGGATTATCCAATCCTTAGTGATTATTGGCAAAATCCGTCCTCAAGCCCTCT
The sequence above is a segment of the Streptococcus suis genome. Coding sequences within it:
- the asnA gene encoding aspartate--ammonia ligase, whose amino-acid sequence is MKKSFIQQQEEISFVKNTFTQYLKDKLEIVEVQGPILSRVGDGMQDNLSGVENAVTVNVKLIPDATYEVVHSLAKWKRHTLARFGFNEGEGLFVHMKALRPDEEDLDAIHSVYVDQWDWEKVIPAGRRNLAYLKETVEQIYKAIRLTELAVEARYDIESVLPKKITFIHTEDLVKNFPDLTPKERENVVAKEYGAVFLIGIGGELADGKPHDGRAPDYDDWTTPSEGSYKGLNGDILVWNEALGSAFELSSMGIRVDQDALKRQVAITGDEARLAYDWHRALLDGQFPLSIGGGIGQSRLAMFLLRKKHIGEVQSSVWPQEVRDNFENIL
- the typA gene encoding translational GTPase TypA, with product MTKLREDIRNVAIIAHVDHGKTTLVDELLKQSQTLDERTQLDERAMDSNDIEKERGITILAKNTAVAYNGTRINIMDTPGHADFGGEVERIMKMVDGVVLVVDAYEGTMPQTRFVLKKALEQNLTPIVVVNKIDKPSARPEEVVDEVLELFIELGADDDQLEFPVVYASAINGTSSLSDNPADQEETMAPIFDTIIEHIPAPVDNSDEPLQFQVSLLDYNDFVGRIGIGRVFRGTVKVGDQVTLSKLDGTTKNFRVTKLFGFFGLERKEIQEAKAGDLIAVSGMEDIFVGETVTPTDAVEALPVLRIDEPTLQMTFLVNNSPFAGREGKWVTSRKIEERLLAELQTDVSLRVDPTNSPDKWTVSGRGELHLSILIETMRREGYELQVSRPEVIIKEIDGVKMEPFERVQIDTPEEYQGSVIQSLSERKGDMLDMVSTGNGQTRLVFLVPARGLIGYSTEFLSMTRGYGIMNHTFDQYLPVVQGEIGGRHRGALVSIDQGKATTYSIMRIEERGTIFVNPGTEVYEGMIIGENSRENDLTVNITTAKQMTNVRSATKDQTSVIKTPRILTLEESLEFLNDDEYMEVTPESIRLRKQVLNKAERDKAAKKKKLATEE
- a CDS encoding DUF3165 family protein gives rise to the protein MFYLILAILLVLFYIFLAPNNVRGTINLMVAVVAVVALFIFLMLAFLKILQVSSDIWVGFIVIFIGLWAMRDIYYLDKPSRKTVRK
- the murD gene encoding UDP-N-acetylmuramoyl-L-alanine--D-glutamate ligase produces the protein MKQIDSVKNKKVLVLGLAKSGESAARLLHQLGAIVTVNDGKPFEDNPTAQSLLEEGIRVICGSHPLELLDEEFALMVKNPGIHYQNPMVEKALKKGIPVWTEVELAYLISEAPIVGITGSNGKTTTTTMIAEVLNAGDTSAKLCGNIGYPASSVAQTATEEDTLVMELSSFQLMGTESFRPHIAVITNLIASHIDYHGTFDAYVAAKWMIQRQMTADDFIVLNFNQQEAKDLAAQTLATVVPFSTLEVVDGAYLAEGKLYFKGEYIMDADQIGVPGSHNVENALATIAVAKLLGVANQSIQESLAAFGGVKHRLQFVGTINDISFYNDSKSTNILATQKALSGFDNSKVILIAGGLDRGNEFDDLVPDLVGLKQIVILGQSAERVQRAADKAGVDTISATDIADATRKAFELAQAGDVVLLSPANASWDMYANFEVRGDVFLDTFEELKNK
- a CDS encoding mechanosensitive ion channel; its protein translation is MSNIFDTLFLPLVSALPGVVRMIVLLIIAFVLAGLLRKLTLAGLNKIQFAQKLQKWGILKPEDNGQAIIKNLGQLVYFLVILFFLPSILSGLNISSTVDPISSMFQKFFAFIPNLIAAGLILFVGTFFCNFIKGLLKAFLERLEIDKWYTKVTGQEKLPFDTKQLITVLATVVYVLIFIPILTLALETLGITSISQPIVTILNQVIGFLPNILVALVLVALGSFIAKLLGNLLENLLETAGINAYSKYLTNKEDANFQLSSILAQLVRGIIIVFFFVQAIQVLNLQVFNAVGTSILAYLPSLISAIAILVLAVIGGNILSGFLSKVTNNAFLAGLVRYGLIVFAAFMALDQLKFAQNIVQSTFTIVLGALAVAFALAFGLGGRDFAAKQLEKLEKKIDKE